A window of the Natronomonas salina genome harbors these coding sequences:
- a CDS encoding substrate-binding domain-containing protein: protein MPIQRRQFVSALGGGALAGLAGCSRIGGSNGERPGVAGETLTLTTTTSTYDTGLLDELNAPFEDMYGVTVDAVAQGTGAALETARNGDSDVVMVHARSLEDEFMREGYGINRRDLMFNDFVIVGPEDDPAGIEGMGSAVDAFATIAGAEATFVSRGDNSGTHTKELAVWDEAGVEPGGDWYRETGQGMGEVLNIANEQGGYTLSDRGTFLSQRSEIDLTILVQGPIRDGPELLANPYGILAVNPEIHDNVNYDLAMAYIGYVTSPDAQQTIAEYEADGEQLFFPRALSEEPNFQQYVPEGWSGNATE, encoded by the coding sequence ATGCCGATACAACGCCGACAGTTCGTCTCCGCGCTGGGGGGCGGAGCACTCGCGGGGCTGGCGGGCTGTTCCCGGATCGGCGGCAGCAACGGCGAGCGACCCGGGGTTGCCGGCGAGACGCTCACGCTGACGACGACGACGAGCACGTACGACACGGGCCTCCTGGACGAACTCAACGCCCCGTTCGAGGACATGTACGGGGTCACCGTCGACGCCGTCGCCCAGGGGACCGGCGCCGCCCTGGAGACGGCGCGGAACGGCGATTCCGACGTGGTGATGGTCCACGCCCGGTCGCTGGAAGACGAGTTCATGCGCGAGGGCTACGGCATCAACCGCCGCGACCTCATGTTCAACGACTTCGTCATCGTCGGTCCTGAGGACGACCCCGCCGGCATCGAGGGGATGGGCTCCGCCGTCGACGCCTTCGCCACTATTGCCGGCGCCGAGGCGACGTTCGTCTCGCGCGGCGACAACTCCGGGACGCACACGAAGGAACTCGCCGTCTGGGACGAGGCCGGCGTCGAACCCGGCGGCGACTGGTACCGCGAGACCGGCCAGGGGATGGGAGAGGTGCTGAACATCGCGAACGAACAGGGCGGCTACACGCTCTCGGACCGGGGCACCTTCCTCTCCCAGCGCTCGGAGATCGACCTCACCATCCTCGTACAGGGACCGATCCGGGACGGCCCGGAGCTCCTCGCGAACCCCTACGGCATCCTGGCGGTGAACCCCGAGATCCACGACAACGTCAACTACGATCTGGCGATGGCCTACATCGGCTACGTCACGAGCCCCGACGCCCAGCAGACCATCGCGGAGTACGAGGCCGACGGCGAACAGCTGTTCTTCCCGCGGGCGCTCTCGGAGGAGCCGAACTTCCAGCAGTACGTTCCGGAAGGGTGGAGTGGGAACGCCACGGAGTGA